One segment of Panthera leo isolate Ple1 chromosome A3, P.leo_Ple1_pat1.1, whole genome shotgun sequence DNA contains the following:
- the NLRC4 gene encoding NLR family CARD domain-containing protein 4 isoform X2 produces MNFIKENSQVLIQRMGMTVIKQIVDELFVWNVLNYEEVSVICCEKVEQDAARGIIHMILKKGSESCNLFLKSLEKWNYPLFQDLNGQSLSKQMSEEVLDDLAQSLKYLYNTPSFLNFYPLGEDFDIIFNLKSTFTEPVLWRKDHHHHRLEQLTLDGLLDTLQSPCIIEGESGKGKSTLLQQIAMLWASGTCGALTKFKLVFFVRLSRAQGGLLETLCDQLLDIPDTIRKQTFMAMLLKLRQRVLFLLDGYNEFKAQNCPEIEALIKENHRFKNTVIVTTTTECLRHIRQFGALIAEVGDMTEDSAQTLIREVLMKEHAEGLLLQIRKSRCLRNLMKTPLFVVITCVIQMGESEFHSYTQTTLFRTFYDLLIQKNKYKLKGLAAGDFAQSLNHCGDLALEGVFSHRFDFQPEDMSSVNEDVLLTTGLLCKYTAQQFKPKYKFFHNSFQEYIAGRRLSSLLKSQEPEEVTKGKGYLQKMVFISDITSKYSNLLLYTCGSSPEATRSVLEHLAAVYQHGSLLGLSVTQKPLWRQESIQNVKNTTVQETLKAINISSFTECGINLFHESISKSDLSKEFEAFFCGKSLYINSENIPDYLFDFFEHLPNCASALDFIKLDFYGEAMALRDTTTEDTSRTQEGSSETYIPSRAVSLFFNWKQEFKTLEVTLRDFSKLNKQDIKYLGKIFSSATNLRLCIKRCAGVAGSFSLVLRTCKNIYSLILEASPLTIEDEQHITSVTNLKTLSIQDLQTPRLPGGLTDSLGNLKNLMKLILYNIKMNEEDAIKLAEGLKNLKKLCLVHITHLSDIGKGMDYIVKSLSAEPCDLEEIQLVSCCLSANAMKTLAQNLHNLAKLSILDLSENHLEKDGNEALQELIDRLYILEQLTVLMLPWWSDVRVSLTRLLEQLEGALRLIKLGLKNWRLTDAEIRILGAFFEKKPLKNFQQLDLAGNCVSSDGWLAFMNVFQNLKQLVFFDFSTTRFLPDAALVRKLGHVLSKLTFLQEGRLVGWQFDDDDISVIKGAFKLVT; encoded by the exons A TGAATTTCATAAAGGAGAATAGTCAAGTGCTCATTCAAAGGATGGGAATGACTGTTATAAAGCAAATTGTGGATGAGCTATTTGTGTGGAATGTTCTGAATTACGAAGAAGTAAGTGTCATTTGCTGTGAGAAGGTTGAGCAGGATGCTGCAAGAGGGATCATTCACATGATTCTGAAGAAGGGTTCGGAATCCTGTAACCTTTTTCTCAAATCCCTTGAAAAGTGGAACTATCCCCTGTTTCAGGACTTGAATGGACAAA GTCTTTCTAAGCAGATGTCAGAAGAAGTCTTAGATGATTTGGCTCAGAGTCTAAAGTATTTATACAATACTCCATCTTTTCTGAACTTCTATCCTCTGGGTGAAGACtttgacataatttttaatttgaaaagcacCTTCACAGAACCTGTTCTATGGAGAAAGGACCATCACCATCACCGATTGGAGCAGCTGACCCTGGATGGGCTGCTAGACACTCTTCAGAGTCCCTGCATCATTGAGGGGGAATCAGGCAAAGGGAAGTCCACTCTGCTGCAGCAAATCGCGATGCTCTGGGCTTCCGGAACGTGTGGGGCTCTCACCAAGTTCAAATTAGTCTTCTTTGTCCGTCTGAGCAGGGCCCAGGGTGGGCTCCTTGAAACTCTGTGTGATCAACTCCTGGATATACCTGACACCATCAGGAAGCAGACTTTCATGGCCATGCTGCTGAAGCTACGGCAGAGAGTTCTGTTTCTCCTTGATGGCTACAATGAATTCAAGGCCCAGAACTGCCCAGAGATCGAAGCCCTCATAAAGGAGAACCACCGCTTCAAGAATACGGTCAttgtcaccaccaccactgaGTGCCTGAGACACATCAGGCAGTTTGGTGCCCTGATTGCCGAGGTAGGGGACATGACAGAGGACAGTGCCCAGACTCTCATCCGAGAAGTGCTGATGAAGGAGCATGCTGAAGGCTTGTTGCTCCAAATTAGGAAATCCAGATGCTTGAGGAACCTGATGAAGACCCCTCTCTTCGTGGTCATCACTTGTGTAATCCAGATGGGGGAAAGTGAGTTCCACTCCTATACACAAACGACACTGTTCCGCACATTCTATGACCTGCTGATACAGAAGAACAAGTACAAACTTAAGGGGCTGGCTGCAGGTGACttcgctcagagcctgaaccacTGTGGAGACCTAGCTCTGGAGGGCGTGTTCTCCCACAGGTTTGATTTCCAACCGGAGGACATGTCCAGTGTGAACGAGGATGTCCTACTGACAACTGGACTCCTCTGTAAATACACAGCTCAACAGTTCAAGCCAAAGTATAAATTCTTTCATAACTCCTTCCAGGAGTACATAGCAGGACGCAGACTCAGCAGTTTGCTGAAGTCTCAAGAGCCAGAGGAAGTGACAAAGGGGAAAGGTTATTTGCagaaaatggttttcatttcAGACATTACATCCAAGTATAGCAACCTGCTCCTGTACACATGTGGATCATCTCCTGAAGCCACCAGGAGTGTTCTGGAACACCTTGCAGCAGTGTATCAACATGGCAGCCTCCTTGGGCTCTCCGTCACCCAGAAGCCTCTCTGGAGGCAGGAGTCTatacaaaatgtgaaaaacaccACCGTGCAAGAAACTCTGAAAGCCATAAACATCAGTTCCTTTACAGAGTGTGGCATTAATCTATTCCATGAGAGTATATCCAAATCAGACCTGAGTAAAGAATTTGAAGCTTTCTTTTGTGGCAAAAGCTTATATATCAATTCAGAGAACATCCCCGATTACTTATTTGACTTCTTTGAACACTTGCCTAATTGTGCAAGTGCTCTGGACTTCATTAAACTGGACTTCTACGGAGAAGCTATGGCTTTGAGGGACACGACCACAGAAGACACAAGCAGGACTCAGGAAGGGTCCTCAGAAACCTACATTCCCAGCAGGGCTGTGTCTTTGTTCTTTAACTGGAAGCAGGAATTCAAGACTCTGGAGGTTACACTCCGGGACTTCAGCAAGTTGAATAAACAAGATATCAAATATCTGGGAAAGATATTCAGTTCTGCTACAAACCTCAGATTGTGCATTAAGAGATGTGCTGGTGTGGCTGGAAGCTTTAGTTTGGTCCTCCGCACCTGTAAGAACATTTATTCTCTCATCCTGGAAGCCAGTCCGCTCACCATAGAAGATGAGCAGCATATCACATCCGTGACAAACCTAAAAACCTTGAGTATTCAGGACCTACAGACTCCACGGCTGCCAG gtgGTCTGACTGACAGCTTGGGTAATTTGAAGAATCTTATGAAGCTCATACTGTACAACATTAAGATGAATGAGGAAGATGCTATAAAATTAg CTGAAGGTCTGAAAAACCTGAAGAAGTTGTGTTTAGTTCATATAACCCACTTGTCTGACATTGGGAAGGGAATGGATTACATAGTAAAGTCTCTGTCAGCTGAACCCTGTGACCTTGAAGAAATCCAATTAGTCTCCTGCTGCCTGTCTGCCAATGCTATGAAAACCCTAG CTCAGAATCTTCACAATTTGGCCAAACTGAGCATTCTTGATTTATCTGAAAATCACCTGGAAAAGGATGGAAATGAAGCTCTACAAGAACTga TTGACAGGCTGTACATCCTGGAACAGCTGACTGTGCTCATGTTGCCCTGGTGGAGTGATGTACGAGTTAGTCTGACCAGGCTGTTGGAGCAACTGGAGGGGGCCCTGCGGCTCATCAAGCTTGGGCTGAAAAACTGGAGACTCACAGATGCAGAGATTAGAATTCTAG
- the NLRC4 gene encoding NLR family CARD domain-containing protein 4 isoform X1, with protein MLRCTFYINKSMCVSSPISSVNFIKENSQVLIQRMGMTVIKQIVDELFVWNVLNYEEVSVICCEKVEQDAARGIIHMILKKGSESCNLFLKSLEKWNYPLFQDLNGQSLSKQMSEEVLDDLAQSLKYLYNTPSFLNFYPLGEDFDIIFNLKSTFTEPVLWRKDHHHHRLEQLTLDGLLDTLQSPCIIEGESGKGKSTLLQQIAMLWASGTCGALTKFKLVFFVRLSRAQGGLLETLCDQLLDIPDTIRKQTFMAMLLKLRQRVLFLLDGYNEFKAQNCPEIEALIKENHRFKNTVIVTTTTECLRHIRQFGALIAEVGDMTEDSAQTLIREVLMKEHAEGLLLQIRKSRCLRNLMKTPLFVVITCVIQMGESEFHSYTQTTLFRTFYDLLIQKNKYKLKGLAAGDFAQSLNHCGDLALEGVFSHRFDFQPEDMSSVNEDVLLTTGLLCKYTAQQFKPKYKFFHNSFQEYIAGRRLSSLLKSQEPEEVTKGKGYLQKMVFISDITSKYSNLLLYTCGSSPEATRSVLEHLAAVYQHGSLLGLSVTQKPLWRQESIQNVKNTTVQETLKAINISSFTECGINLFHESISKSDLSKEFEAFFCGKSLYINSENIPDYLFDFFEHLPNCASALDFIKLDFYGEAMALRDTTTEDTSRTQEGSSETYIPSRAVSLFFNWKQEFKTLEVTLRDFSKLNKQDIKYLGKIFSSATNLRLCIKRCAGVAGSFSLVLRTCKNIYSLILEASPLTIEDEQHITSVTNLKTLSIQDLQTPRLPGGLTDSLGNLKNLMKLILYNIKMNEEDAIKLAEGLKNLKKLCLVHITHLSDIGKGMDYIVKSLSAEPCDLEEIQLVSCCLSANAMKTLAQNLHNLAKLSILDLSENHLEKDGNEALQELIDRLYILEQLTVLMLPWWSDVRVSLTRLLEQLEGALRLIKLGLKNWRLTDAEIRILGAFFEKKPLKNFQQLDLAGNCVSSDGWLAFMNVFQNLKQLVFFDFSTTRFLPDAALVRKLGHVLSKLTFLQEGRLVGWQFDDDDISVIKGAFKLVT; from the exons ATGCTGAGATgtacattttacataaataaatcgATGTGTGTGTCTTCCCCCATCTCCTCAGTGAATTTCATAAAGGAGAATAGTCAAGTGCTCATTCAAAGGATGGGAATGACTGTTATAAAGCAAATTGTGGATGAGCTATTTGTGTGGAATGTTCTGAATTACGAAGAAGTAAGTGTCATTTGCTGTGAGAAGGTTGAGCAGGATGCTGCAAGAGGGATCATTCACATGATTCTGAAGAAGGGTTCGGAATCCTGTAACCTTTTTCTCAAATCCCTTGAAAAGTGGAACTATCCCCTGTTTCAGGACTTGAATGGACAAA GTCTTTCTAAGCAGATGTCAGAAGAAGTCTTAGATGATTTGGCTCAGAGTCTAAAGTATTTATACAATACTCCATCTTTTCTGAACTTCTATCCTCTGGGTGAAGACtttgacataatttttaatttgaaaagcacCTTCACAGAACCTGTTCTATGGAGAAAGGACCATCACCATCACCGATTGGAGCAGCTGACCCTGGATGGGCTGCTAGACACTCTTCAGAGTCCCTGCATCATTGAGGGGGAATCAGGCAAAGGGAAGTCCACTCTGCTGCAGCAAATCGCGATGCTCTGGGCTTCCGGAACGTGTGGGGCTCTCACCAAGTTCAAATTAGTCTTCTTTGTCCGTCTGAGCAGGGCCCAGGGTGGGCTCCTTGAAACTCTGTGTGATCAACTCCTGGATATACCTGACACCATCAGGAAGCAGACTTTCATGGCCATGCTGCTGAAGCTACGGCAGAGAGTTCTGTTTCTCCTTGATGGCTACAATGAATTCAAGGCCCAGAACTGCCCAGAGATCGAAGCCCTCATAAAGGAGAACCACCGCTTCAAGAATACGGTCAttgtcaccaccaccactgaGTGCCTGAGACACATCAGGCAGTTTGGTGCCCTGATTGCCGAGGTAGGGGACATGACAGAGGACAGTGCCCAGACTCTCATCCGAGAAGTGCTGATGAAGGAGCATGCTGAAGGCTTGTTGCTCCAAATTAGGAAATCCAGATGCTTGAGGAACCTGATGAAGACCCCTCTCTTCGTGGTCATCACTTGTGTAATCCAGATGGGGGAAAGTGAGTTCCACTCCTATACACAAACGACACTGTTCCGCACATTCTATGACCTGCTGATACAGAAGAACAAGTACAAACTTAAGGGGCTGGCTGCAGGTGACttcgctcagagcctgaaccacTGTGGAGACCTAGCTCTGGAGGGCGTGTTCTCCCACAGGTTTGATTTCCAACCGGAGGACATGTCCAGTGTGAACGAGGATGTCCTACTGACAACTGGACTCCTCTGTAAATACACAGCTCAACAGTTCAAGCCAAAGTATAAATTCTTTCATAACTCCTTCCAGGAGTACATAGCAGGACGCAGACTCAGCAGTTTGCTGAAGTCTCAAGAGCCAGAGGAAGTGACAAAGGGGAAAGGTTATTTGCagaaaatggttttcatttcAGACATTACATCCAAGTATAGCAACCTGCTCCTGTACACATGTGGATCATCTCCTGAAGCCACCAGGAGTGTTCTGGAACACCTTGCAGCAGTGTATCAACATGGCAGCCTCCTTGGGCTCTCCGTCACCCAGAAGCCTCTCTGGAGGCAGGAGTCTatacaaaatgtgaaaaacaccACCGTGCAAGAAACTCTGAAAGCCATAAACATCAGTTCCTTTACAGAGTGTGGCATTAATCTATTCCATGAGAGTATATCCAAATCAGACCTGAGTAAAGAATTTGAAGCTTTCTTTTGTGGCAAAAGCTTATATATCAATTCAGAGAACATCCCCGATTACTTATTTGACTTCTTTGAACACTTGCCTAATTGTGCAAGTGCTCTGGACTTCATTAAACTGGACTTCTACGGAGAAGCTATGGCTTTGAGGGACACGACCACAGAAGACACAAGCAGGACTCAGGAAGGGTCCTCAGAAACCTACATTCCCAGCAGGGCTGTGTCTTTGTTCTTTAACTGGAAGCAGGAATTCAAGACTCTGGAGGTTACACTCCGGGACTTCAGCAAGTTGAATAAACAAGATATCAAATATCTGGGAAAGATATTCAGTTCTGCTACAAACCTCAGATTGTGCATTAAGAGATGTGCTGGTGTGGCTGGAAGCTTTAGTTTGGTCCTCCGCACCTGTAAGAACATTTATTCTCTCATCCTGGAAGCCAGTCCGCTCACCATAGAAGATGAGCAGCATATCACATCCGTGACAAACCTAAAAACCTTGAGTATTCAGGACCTACAGACTCCACGGCTGCCAG gtgGTCTGACTGACAGCTTGGGTAATTTGAAGAATCTTATGAAGCTCATACTGTACAACATTAAGATGAATGAGGAAGATGCTATAAAATTAg CTGAAGGTCTGAAAAACCTGAAGAAGTTGTGTTTAGTTCATATAACCCACTTGTCTGACATTGGGAAGGGAATGGATTACATAGTAAAGTCTCTGTCAGCTGAACCCTGTGACCTTGAAGAAATCCAATTAGTCTCCTGCTGCCTGTCTGCCAATGCTATGAAAACCCTAG CTCAGAATCTTCACAATTTGGCCAAACTGAGCATTCTTGATTTATCTGAAAATCACCTGGAAAAGGATGGAAATGAAGCTCTACAAGAACTga TTGACAGGCTGTACATCCTGGAACAGCTGACTGTGCTCATGTTGCCCTGGTGGAGTGATGTACGAGTTAGTCTGACCAGGCTGTTGGAGCAACTGGAGGGGGCCCTGCGGCTCATCAAGCTTGGGCTGAAAAACTGGAGACTCACAGATGCAGAGATTAGAATTCTAG